A genomic segment from Streptomyces sp. NBC_00459 encodes:
- a CDS encoding plasmid stabilization protein, whose protein sequence is MPRGSSPKRERQYEHIKESALDRGESEKRAEEIAARTVNKERARAGESRTAGRTSTQDMSSAKRGGQRSHKGAQGPTYDQLYEEAKRRGVRGRSDMNKEQLKRALGGR, encoded by the coding sequence ATGCCACGCGGTTCCAGCCCCAAGCGGGAACGCCAGTACGAACACATCAAGGAGAGCGCGCTCGACCGGGGTGAGAGCGAGAAGCGCGCCGAGGAGATCGCCGCGCGGACCGTCAACAAGGAGCGTGCCCGCGCCGGCGAGTCCAGGACCGCCGGCCGTACGTCCACCCAGGACATGTCGTCCGCGAAGCGGGGCGGTCAGCGCTCGCACAAGGGCGCCCAGGGGCCGACGTACGACCAGCTCTACGAGGAGGCCAAGCGGCGCGGTGTGCGCGGCCGCTCGGACATGAACAAGGAGCAGCTGAAGCGGGCGCTGGGCGGCAGGTGA
- a CDS encoding saccharopine dehydrogenase family protein, translating into MSRPSKMERPYDIVLFGATGFVGALTAEYLAAHAPDGLRWAIAGRSKDKLEQLRERLVGAGRTAEVGVLEADVSDPASLRALADHARVLATTVGPYLTYGEELVAACADAGTDYLDLSGEPEFVDLMYVRHDTRARETGARLVHACGFDSVPHDLGAYFTVAQLPEGVPLTVDGFVRSDAMFSGGTFASALNQFSRGPQMLSAARDRRRHEPRLLGRRATAPAGAPRYAREVDAWALPLPTIDPQVVARSARALERYGPDFRYRHYAAVQRLPFAVGGVAAAGAVVAAAQLPPARRWLSGRLQPGDGPSAERRAKSWFSVRFVGEGGGQRVFTEVAGGDPGYDETAKMFAESALSLAFDDLPATAGQVTTAVAMGDALIERLRKAGITFRVAARR; encoded by the coding sequence ATGAGCAGGCCCAGCAAGATGGAACGCCCGTACGACATCGTGCTGTTCGGAGCCACCGGCTTCGTCGGCGCGCTCACCGCCGAGTACCTCGCCGCACACGCGCCCGACGGTCTGCGCTGGGCGATCGCCGGCCGCAGCAAGGACAAGCTGGAACAGTTGCGCGAGCGACTCGTGGGAGCCGGAAGGACCGCCGAGGTCGGAGTCCTGGAGGCGGACGTGTCCGATCCGGCCTCGCTGCGCGCTCTCGCCGATCACGCGCGCGTGCTGGCCACGACGGTGGGCCCCTATCTGACGTACGGCGAGGAACTGGTCGCCGCCTGCGCGGACGCCGGCACCGACTATCTCGACCTCAGCGGTGAGCCCGAGTTCGTCGACCTGATGTACGTGCGGCACGACACGCGCGCGCGGGAGACCGGCGCCCGGCTGGTGCACGCCTGCGGATTCGACTCGGTCCCGCACGACCTGGGCGCCTACTTCACGGTCGCGCAACTGCCCGAGGGAGTGCCGCTGACCGTGGACGGGTTCGTGCGCAGCGACGCGATGTTCTCGGGCGGCACCTTCGCCTCGGCGCTCAACCAGTTCTCCCGGGGACCGCAGATGCTGTCCGCGGCACGTGACCGGCGACGTCATGAGCCGCGGCTGCTGGGGCGCCGGGCGACCGCCCCCGCGGGCGCACCCCGGTACGCCAGGGAGGTCGACGCCTGGGCGCTGCCGCTGCCGACCATCGATCCGCAGGTCGTCGCGCGTTCGGCACGCGCGCTGGAACGGTACGGGCCCGATTTCCGTTACCGCCACTACGCGGCGGTACAGAGGCTGCCCTTCGCGGTGGGTGGGGTCGCCGCCGCCGGTGCGGTGGTCGCGGCTGCCCAACTGCCGCCCGCGCGGCGCTGGCTGTCGGGGCGGCTGCAGCCCGGGGACGGGCCGAGCGCGGAGCGGCGGGCGAAGAGCTGGTTCTCGGTGCGGTTCGTGGGTGAGGGCGGCGGACAGCGGGTGTTCACGGAGGTCGCGGGCGGCGACCCCGGCTACGACGAGACGGCGAAGATGTTCGCCGAGTCGGCGCTCTCCCTGGCCTTCGACGATCTCCCGGCGACGGCCGGGCAGGTCACCACCGCCGTGGCGATGGGCGACGCGCTGATCGAACGCCTGCGCAAGGCGGGGATCACGTTCCGGGTCGCGGCCCGCAGATGA
- a CDS encoding WD40/YVTN/BNR-like repeat-containing protein, with protein sequence MARAGAYAAALAAVAAGLAAPAQAYEGTGAAPGAGHRAPHWALKDSGTTDVRFRGLSAVSRGTAWLAGTQGTVLRTTDGGTSWRNVSPPGAAELQFRDIEAFDARRAVVLAIGEGESSRVYRTDDGGETWTESFRNTDAKAFYDCLTFFDRRHGLAMSDPVDGKFRILSTSDGGRSWTVLPSAGMPAALDGEAGFAASGQCLVSSGPRDVWLATGGGARARVLHSADRGLTWTATDTPIPAGDPARGVFALAFRDRTHGLAVGGDYRADQTSPRAGAVTANGGRTWTTAAASPPAYRSGVAWLPYSRTAALAVGPTGTDLTTDAGRTWKTVDTGSYDTVDCTHDLGCWAAGEKGRVARLES encoded by the coding sequence ATGGCGAGGGCAGGCGCGTACGCGGCGGCACTGGCCGCCGTGGCCGCCGGACTGGCCGCACCCGCGCAGGCGTACGAGGGGACGGGCGCCGCTCCCGGCGCCGGGCATCGGGCGCCGCACTGGGCGCTGAAGGACAGCGGCACCACGGACGTCCGCTTCCGCGGACTGTCCGCCGTCAGCCGGGGCACCGCCTGGCTCGCCGGCACCCAGGGCACCGTCCTGCGCACCACCGACGGCGGAACGAGCTGGCGAAACGTCTCTCCGCCGGGTGCGGCCGAGCTCCAGTTCCGGGACATCGAGGCGTTCGACGCACGGCGCGCCGTGGTCCTGGCCATCGGCGAGGGAGAGTCCTCCCGGGTCTACCGGACCGACGACGGCGGTGAGACCTGGACCGAGTCCTTCCGCAACACCGACGCCAAGGCCTTCTACGACTGCCTCACCTTCTTCGACCGCCGTCACGGCCTCGCGATGAGCGACCCGGTGGACGGCAAGTTCCGCATCCTGTCCACCAGCGACGGCGGACGCTCCTGGACGGTGCTGCCCAGCGCCGGCATGCCTGCCGCGCTGGACGGCGAGGCGGGCTTCGCGGCGAGCGGACAGTGCCTGGTGAGTTCGGGTCCGCGTGACGTGTGGCTGGCCACGGGCGGGGGTGCACGCGCGCGTGTGCTGCACTCCGCCGACCGCGGGCTCACCTGGACGGCCACCGACACACCGATACCGGCGGGCGATCCGGCCCGCGGCGTCTTCGCGCTCGCCTTCCGCGACCGCACGCACGGACTGGCCGTCGGAGGCGACTACCGCGCCGATCAGACATCCCCGCGCGCGGGGGCGGTCACCGCGAACGGCGGTCGCACCTGGACGACGGCCGCCGCGTCCCCGCCCGCCTACCGTTCCGGCGTCGCCTGGCTCCCGTACAGCCGCACGGCGGCGCTCGCGGTCGGCCCGACCGGCACCGACCTCACCACGGACGCGGGCCGCACCTGGAAGACCGTCGACACGGGCTCGTACGACACCGTGGACTGCACCCACGACCTGGGCTGCTGGGCCGCCGGGGAGAAGGGGCGCGTGGCACGGCTCGAATCGTGA
- the mmpA gene encoding morphogenic membrane protein MmpA → MTTHRAPKPVASPVQPVERAVTAALIVAALAGLAWIGGMIYTVTGWAQ, encoded by the coding sequence ATGACCACGCACCGAGCCCCGAAGCCCGTCGCCAGCCCCGTCCAGCCCGTCGAGCGGGCCGTCACGGCGGCACTGATCGTCGCCGCACTGGCGGGACTCGCCTGGATCGGCGGCATGATCTACACGGTCACCGGCTGGGCCCAGTAG
- a CDS encoding endonuclease V, whose protein sequence is MEMTTSVPIPADWPTTEEDARAVQDELRLRVVLDEPGPSPGTGHVTGVDVAYDDERDLVVAAAVVLDAASLDVVAEATAAGRVPFPYVPGLLAFREIPAVLAALEALPVPPGVVVCDGYGLAHPRRFGLASHLGVLTGLPTIGVAKNPFTFGYEEPGASRGSASPLLAGAEEVGRALRTRDAVKPVFVSVGHRTSLDTACAHTLALTPEYRLPETTRRADALCRRALKEATA, encoded by the coding sequence ATGGAGATGACGACGAGCGTACCCATTCCGGCAGACTGGCCCACGACCGAGGAGGACGCCCGCGCGGTCCAGGACGAGCTGCGGCTGCGGGTGGTCCTGGACGAGCCGGGACCGTCGCCCGGGACGGGGCACGTCACGGGCGTCGATGTCGCCTACGACGACGAGCGCGACCTCGTCGTGGCCGCCGCTGTCGTCCTGGACGCGGCGAGCCTCGATGTCGTCGCCGAGGCCACGGCCGCCGGGCGGGTCCCCTTCCCGTACGTGCCCGGCCTGCTCGCGTTCCGCGAGATCCCGGCCGTCCTGGCCGCCCTGGAGGCGCTGCCCGTCCCGCCCGGCGTCGTCGTCTGCGACGGCTACGGACTGGCCCACCCGCGCCGCTTCGGCCTGGCCAGTCACCTCGGTGTCCTCACCGGCCTCCCCACGATCGGCGTCGCGAAGAACCCGTTCACCTTCGGGTACGAGGAGCCGGGCGCCTCGCGCGGCTCGGCGTCCCCGCTCCTGGCCGGCGCGGAGGAGGTCGGCCGCGCCCTGCGCACCCGGGACGCGGTCAAACCGGTGTTCGTCTCGGTCGGCCACCGCACGTCCCTCGACACGGCCTGCGCCCACACCCTGGCGCTCACCCCGGAGTACCGCCTCCCGGAGACGACCCGCCGGGCGGACGCCCTGTGCAGACGGGCACTGAAGGAAGCCACCGCGTGA